From one Culex quinquefasciatus strain JHB chromosome 3, VPISU_Cqui_1.0_pri_paternal, whole genome shotgun sequence genomic stretch:
- the LOC6037295 gene encoding transcription initiation factor TFIID subunit 11 yields the protein MENILEPSSSDDNMPPDAKKDLALSSEDDLFDGPAPSSSIKIEPTQLQDHRSSSYSIKAEEFEDIIFPEIGRETSVSATLPPMSSIIKDQKELERAKRKEAKSKKVMEEEELEKMQVLVSNFTEEQLDRYEMYRRAAFPKAAVKRLMQTITGCSVSQNVVIAMSGIAKVFVGEVVEEALDVMERTGETGAIQPKYLREAVRRARQRGQIPNGRGHKQFFKMN from the exons aTGGAAAACATCCTCGAGCCAAGCAGTTCCGACGACAACATGCCACCGGACGCCAAGAAGGACCTGGCGCTGTCCTCGGAGGACGATCTGTTCGATGGTCCAGcgccgtcgtcgtcgatcaAAATTGAACCCACACAGCTCCAGGACCACCGCTCTTCGTCGTACTCCATCAAGGCGGAAGAGTTCGAGGACATAATCTTTCCGGAAATTGGCCGCGAGACGTCGGTATCGGCTACGCTGCCACCCATGAGCAGCATCATCAAGGACCAGAAAGAGCTGGAACGGGCCAAGCGGAAAGAGGCCAAAAGCAAAAAGGTCATGGAAGAGGAGGAACTCGAGAAGATGCA GGTTCTGGTGTCCAACTTTACCGAGGAGCAGCTGGACCGGTACGAGATGTATCGACGAGCGGCATTCCCGAAGGCGGCCGTAAAACGACTCATGCAAACCATCACCGGCTGTTCCGTGTCCCAGAACGTGGTCATCGCAATGTCCGGAATAGCGAAGGTTTTCGTAGGCGAGGTGGTCGAGGAGGCGCTCGATGTGATGGAACGAACGGGAGAAACCGGCGCCATCCAGCCCAAGTATTTACGGGAGGCGGTGCGGAGGGCTCGCCAACGGGGCCAGATACCGAACGGGCGGGGCCACAAACAATTCTTCAAGATGAACTGA